One window from the genome of Candidatus Chlorohelix allophototropha encodes:
- a CDS encoding CpXC domain-containing protein, whose amino-acid sequence MAVSATCRFNCGTCETELEQNGFVYFDAIETELTAKLLEHEVNRETCPNCMADNILPLPLVFHDGERQLLVAYVPGVEQMSQEDIADALRLPYETAITDIAERMGIEFPEPDAAAFPRGEEELYTRFSALTQEQAAELLPEYLLRPTVVSSLDVVIAMVQAVQEGMGTQEVLEDMARLQLINALIETRDDPIARRKVLRHNEPYLDEELFEVIDTLSEQMVEEGNIELGGKLQLVRHEILRYKNVQETKAKKKKDKE is encoded by the coding sequence ATGGCTGTGAGCGCTACTTGCCGCTTTAACTGCGGAACTTGCGAAACTGAACTGGAACAGAATGGCTTTGTTTACTTCGATGCGATTGAAACAGAGCTAACCGCGAAATTGTTGGAGCATGAAGTCAACCGCGAAACTTGCCCCAACTGCATGGCGGATAATATCCTGCCGCTGCCGCTAGTGTTCCACGACGGCGAACGACAATTGCTGGTGGCATACGTGCCGGGGGTGGAGCAGATGTCGCAGGAGGATATTGCCGATGCCTTGCGCCTACCCTACGAAACCGCCATTACTGACATCGCCGAACGTATGGGCATCGAGTTTCCCGAACCGGATGCCGCCGCTTTCCCGCGGGGCGAGGAAGAACTCTACACCCGCTTTTCCGCGCTTACTCAAGAGCAAGCTGCCGAACTATTGCCCGAATATCTCTTGCGCCCTACCGTTGTCAGCAGCCTTGATGTGGTAATCGCGATGGTACAAGCAGTGCAGGAAGGCATGGGTACGCAGGAAGTGCTGGAAGATATGGCACGGCTGCAACTTATCAACGCCCTAATCGAAACCCGCGACGACCCCATTGCCCGCCGCAAAGTGCTACGTCATAACGAGCCATATCTCGATGAGGAGCTTTTCGAGGTTATTGATACCCTGAGCGAGCAAATGGTCGAAGAAGGCAATATTGAACTCGGCGGAAAGTTACAGCTAGTTCGCCACGAAATTTTGCGCTACAAAAATGTGCAAGAGACTAAGGCGAAAAAGAAGAAGGATAAAGAATAG
- a CDS encoding MGH1-like glycoside hydrolase domain-containing protein — MLLRFSLFLLTLFLAGMLVQTALPSFASAPNPGDDWTRYVVAPPARDVFPQRIVNTTLNGGTIDTPAGLLAQGGEVATIRRIPGSDPQVVLDFGMVLNGRLSLQVTASSGAEVRVAFSESLRFLNKNTDYSWKENHTYSWQTPAQGGTLETGTVSFRYILLFLNSDGWVSVDCLKLHFDSHLGTPSTYKGWFLSSDELLNRIWYAGAYTVNLNTLEPEYLDIETGGGALRVSSQSGEQRVLSRVGADWRDYTLDMELRRPSGGFAVGWMFRSPDINNGYMWQISGDSGATVLKMHVLSGGQYRLLEQIPLRFEDDFWYAMRIELSGTLIRTFFNGQLVNEMHDGSFLGGRVGFRQCCGETGEFNRVQVSAPNGNTLLLDDFSGGLDAWDIADASGVLLDGTKHDRDIWTGDLSVQGRVNYLTQNRPGALRASLAQLAAAQRPDGSIPPSSYGGYQLELYDYSAWWVYTLADYYNYTGDRAYLARYYPNLKRQMEWFPTKTNFSGLLVKDKGLEWSYSLNRTGAVTYLNMVYYRALQDAAKLADTLGQAEDAATWRRRGEALKQAINQHLFDSNRGVYISADTDWAHVPQDANVLAVLFGVAPPERWGSILKYVKDTMWTTYGSTTVDVSYGLNNMHDKRIWPFMGYYEVEARFAAGDDGGALDLLRREWGRMLAQDPNYTTWEWMTTAGLPESPDDSLAHGWSAGATAALTENVLGVRMTAPGYASFEIVPHPGDLQWAQGSVPTPHGSIEVSWQRREAGFQVILEVPEGTLARLGLPAMGNPAVFSTSGNSDAFQSYSPVYPVSIRAVGYLYMDLQPGSYVVNS, encoded by the coding sequence ATGCTACTACGTTTTTCACTGTTCTTGCTAACGCTATTCTTGGCGGGGATGCTGGTGCAAACTGCCCTTCCATCCTTCGCCTCCGCACCTAATCCCGGCGATGATTGGACGCGCTACGTGGTTGCGCCGCCTGCTCGTGACGTTTTCCCACAGCGTATAGTCAATACTACTCTCAACGGCGGAACAATAGATACACCAGCAGGGCTACTGGCGCAGGGTGGGGAAGTTGCGACTATCCGGCGTATACCCGGTAGCGATCCCCAAGTGGTACTGGATTTTGGCATGGTTCTCAACGGGCGGCTATCGCTACAGGTAACTGCTTCGAGTGGGGCGGAAGTGCGCGTAGCATTCAGCGAGTCGCTGCGCTTTCTCAACAAAAATACGGATTATAGCTGGAAGGAAAATCACACCTATAGCTGGCAAACTCCGGCGCAGGGGGGAACGCTAGAAACGGGCACGGTCTCTTTTCGTTACATCCTGCTTTTTCTCAATAGCGATGGTTGGGTGAGTGTGGATTGCCTGAAGCTGCACTTCGATTCGCATTTGGGTACACCTTCCACTTACAAGGGTTGGTTTCTTTCCAGCGATGAACTATTGAACCGAATTTGGTATGCCGGGGCTTATACCGTGAATCTGAACACGCTTGAACCGGAGTACCTAGACATAGAAACGGGCGGCGGTGCGTTGCGCGTTTCCAGCCAAAGCGGAGAGCAGCGTGTATTGTCCAGAGTCGGCGCGGACTGGCGCGATTATACTCTTGATATGGAATTGCGTCGTCCCAGTGGCGGCTTCGCAGTAGGCTGGATGTTCCGTTCGCCCGATATCAATAATGGTTACATGTGGCAAATATCGGGCGATAGCGGCGCAACCGTCCTGAAAATGCATGTGCTGTCCGGCGGTCAATACCGCTTGCTGGAACAAATACCCTTGCGCTTTGAGGATGATTTCTGGTATGCCATGCGAATAGAATTATCCGGCACGCTCATCCGCACCTTTTTCAACGGGCAACTGGTTAACGAAATGCACGATGGCAGTTTTTTAGGTGGGCGCGTGGGCTTTCGGCAATGCTGCGGCGAGACGGGCGAGTTTAACCGGGTACAGGTTAGCGCACCTAACGGCAATACGCTGCTGTTGGATGATTTTAGTGGTGGTTTGGATGCGTGGGATATAGCGGATGCTTCTGGTGTGCTGCTGGATGGAACCAAGCACGACCGCGATATATGGACGGGCGATTTGAGCGTGCAAGGGCGTGTAAACTACTTGACCCAGAACCGCCCTGGTGCGCTGCGAGCTTCGCTTGCACAATTGGCAGCGGCGCAGCGTCCTGACGGTTCGATACCCCCTTCCAGCTATGGCGGTTATCAGCTTGAACTGTACGATTATAGCGCGTGGTGGGTTTATACCTTAGCAGATTACTATAATTACACCGGAGACCGGGCGTATCTTGCACGCTATTATCCGAACCTAAAACGCCAAATGGAGTGGTTTCCTACTAAAACCAATTTCTCCGGTTTGCTGGTGAAAGACAAAGGTTTGGAATGGTCGTACAGCCTCAACCGGACGGGCGCGGTAACTTACCTCAATATGGTGTATTACCGAGCTTTGCAGGATGCCGCAAAACTGGCGGACACACTGGGACAGGCGGAGGATGCCGCTACGTGGCGAAGGCGCGGCGAGGCTTTGAAGCAGGCAATTAATCAGCATCTGTTCGATAGCAATCGCGGCGTGTACATCAGCGCGGATACAGATTGGGCGCATGTGCCGCAGGATGCGAATGTACTGGCAGTGTTATTCGGGGTTGCGCCGCCTGAACGGTGGGGCAGTATTCTGAAATATGTGAAGGATACCATGTGGACGACCTACGGTTCAACCACTGTAGATGTTTCCTACGGCTTGAATAACATGCACGACAAGCGCATCTGGCCCTTTATGGGTTATTACGAAGTGGAAGCCCGTTTCGCGGCGGGTGATGATGGCGGCGCGTTGGATTTATTGCGGCGAGAGTGGGGGCGTATGTTAGCGCAAGACCCAAACTACACCACATGGGAGTGGATGACTACCGCAGGGCTGCCGGAAAGCCCTGATGATAGTTTGGCGCATGGTTGGTCGGCGGGGGCAACGGCTGCCCTGACCGAAAATGTGCTAGGGGTGCGGATGACTGCGCCCGGTTATGCTAGTTTCGAGATTGTGCCGCATCCGGGAGATTTGCAGTGGGCACAAGGGAGTGTGCCGACTCCGCATGGCTCGATTGAGGTTAGCTGGCAGCGGCGCGAAGCGGGCTTTCAGGTAATTTTGGAAGTGCCGGAAGGAACGCTGGCGCGGCTTGGACTACCCGCTATGGGAAATCCGGCGGTCTTTTCCACTTCCGGTAATAGCGATGCTTTTCAGTCCTATAGCCCGGTCTATCCGGTGAGCATCCGGGCGGTTGGCTATCTTTACATGGATTTACAACCCGGTAGTTATGTGGTAAACAGTTAA
- the prfB gene encoding peptide chain release factor 2 (programmed frameshift), with protein MADYNELKAQLNDLKARVEEIEVRLDLPAKRKEVTKLETESTEAGFWDEQAKAQVTMRRLTGLQEETTFWSEYRQRILDALELLELLELEDDDSSFAELQKDLAELQREMGEREFDLMFSGPYDDRTALLTISAREGGTDSQDWAEMVLRMYSRWAEKKRFKVQLVDLSPGEEAGIKSATLEIDGRNAYGLARSEAGQHRLVRLSPFDGNHRRHTSFALVEVLPEVEDNIEIEVRDEDVRVDTYRATGAGGQHINKTDSAVRMTHLTSGIVVTCQNERSQLQNREMALKMLKARLLEREIERREEEQARLKGEHRTTGWGSQIRSYVLHPYNMVKDHRTGFETSDTTAVLDGEIDGFMEAYLRWNIGRGESSIDTADDDE; from the exons ATGGCAGATTATAACGAATTGAAAGCTCAATTGAACGACCTCAAAGCGCGGGTCGAGGAAATCGAGGTGCGTCTT GACTTACCTGCCAAGCGTAAGGAAGTAACCAAACTCGAAACCGAATCCACCGAAGCGGGCTTCTGGGATGAGCAGGCGAAAGCGCAAGTCACTATGCGCCGCCTCACCGGCTTGCAGGAAGAAACCACTTTCTGGAGCGAGTACAGGCAGCGTATTCTGGACGCGCTGGAACTGCTCGAACTGCTCGAACTGGAGGACGATGATAGCTCGTTCGCCGAGTTGCAAAAAGACCTAGCAGAATTGCAACGCGAAATGGGCGAGCGCGAGTTTGACCTGATGTTCAGTGGACCTTACGATGATCGCACTGCGCTGCTCACCATTAGCGCGCGCGAAGGCGGCACGGACAGTCAGGATTGGGCGGAAATGGTGCTGCGGATGTATTCGCGCTGGGCTGAGAAAAAACGCTTCAAGGTGCAATTGGTGGACTTATCACCCGGTGAAGAAGCAGGCATCAAAAGCGCAACGCTGGAAATAGATGGACGCAACGCCTACGGTTTGGCGCGATCGGAAGCAGGGCAGCATCGGTTGGTGCGTCTCAGCCCTTTTGACGGCAATCACCGTCGCCATACCAGTTTCGCGCTGGTAGAAGTGCTACCGGAGGTAGAGGACAACATCGAAATCGAGGTGCGCGATGAAGATGTCCGGGTGGATACTTACCGGGCAACAGGCGCAGGCGGGCAGCACATCAACAAAACCGATAGCGCGGTGCGAATGACTCACCTGACAAGCGGTATCGTAGTAACCTGCCAGAACGAACGCTCGCAACTGCAAAATCGCGAAATGGCGCTCAAAATGTTGAAAGCGCGTTTGCTAGAGCGCGAAATCGAGCGGCGCGAGGAAGAACAGGCGCGTTTGAAAGGCGAACATCGCACGACCGGGTGGGGTAGCCAGATTCGCAGCTACGTGTTGCACCCTTATAATATGGTGAAAGATCACCGCACCGGCTTTGAAACTAGCGATACCACCGCCGTGCTGGACGGCGAAATTGACGGCTTTATGGAAGCGTACCTGCGCTGGAATATCGGGCGGGGCGAAAGCAGTATAGACACAGCAGACGACGATGAATAA
- a CDS encoding transposase — MNLNTLKEFRHEIYDCFEYASDALFNLADALMTESQAQSVLELTLSPNFERKWPSLYEALQMGQVNQTRFEQTMVRYAPHPFDGERLVLAVDATNIERPFSTTSADRGWLYKHNLPNCDKPVTVGWQFSTVVVVPAQTSSHTYIVSNRRIKTSQTPAEVASQQLSELRPYFAERPLNLGDRYYPTKAFIQNSSKDYDLLLRLKSNRVFYRKVVRDEQKRGRGAPAKHGARFQCNDPNTHGLPQRVWVGTDENGHKLVVSAWTELHLREAPELALSIIRIQREAASGKTHDPLESWYVWSGQTELDLTQVWSYYKRRYSIEHGYRFDKQDLLWEKPRLRYPSQFELWTAIVSLVHDELQIAQGCRIREGKEKDSGIKMPFWVSLRRPIL, encoded by the coding sequence ATGAACCTTAACACACTTAAAGAATTTCGGCACGAAATCTATGACTGCTTTGAATACGCCAGTGACGCATTGTTTAATCTGGCGGATGCCCTTATGACAGAAAGCCAGGCTCAATCGGTACTGGAACTGACCCTTTCGCCCAATTTTGAGCGAAAATGGCCCAGTTTGTATGAGGCTTTGCAAATGGGTCAAGTTAACCAAACTCGCTTCGAGCAAACCATGGTGCGCTACGCCCCTCATCCCTTCGATGGTGAAAGATTGGTACTGGCAGTGGATGCTACCAATATCGAGCGACCCTTTAGCACTACATCTGCAGATCGTGGCTGGCTTTACAAACACAATCTGCCCAATTGTGATAAGCCCGTGACCGTGGGTTGGCAATTCTCGACCGTGGTGGTGGTGCCGGCTCAAACCAGTAGCCATACATACATTGTCTCCAACCGCAGGATCAAAACCAGTCAAACACCAGCAGAGGTAGCCAGCCAGCAACTGAGCGAATTGCGCCCATATTTTGCTGAAAGACCGCTCAATCTGGGAGACCGGTACTACCCCACCAAAGCATTTATTCAAAATAGCAGTAAGGACTATGACTTGCTGCTGCGGCTCAAGTCTAACCGAGTATTCTATCGAAAAGTGGTGAGAGATGAGCAGAAACGAGGTCGCGGCGCTCCCGCTAAACACGGTGCTCGTTTCCAATGTAATGATCCCAATACGCACGGTTTGCCGCAGCGAGTGTGGGTTGGGACGGACGAAAATGGACACAAACTGGTAGTAAGCGCATGGACTGAGCTGCATTTGAGGGAAGCACCTGAACTGGCACTGAGCATAATCCGAATACAGCGTGAGGCAGCCAGTGGTAAAACCCATGACCCTCTGGAAAGTTGGTATGTGTGGTCGGGTCAAACTGAGCTTGACCTGACGCAAGTCTGGTCGTATTACAAGAGGCGTTACTCGATAGAACACGGCTATCGTTTTGACAAACAAGATTTGTTGTGGGAAAAACCACGCTTGCGCTATCCGAGCCAGTTTGAGTTGTGGACGGCGATAGTCAGTTTGGTACACGACGAATTGCAAATCGCTCAAGGCTGTAGAATACGGGAAGGAAAGGAAAAGGATTCCGGGATAAAAATGCCGTTTTGGGTTTCTCTTAGAAGACCAATTTTGTAG
- the mutL gene encoding DNA mismatch repair endonuclease MutL, with amino-acid sequence MPIRVLPPEIAQKIAAGEVIERPASVIKELVENSIDAGAKNIRVEIKNGGLALMRVSDDGCGIPFEQVPTAFERHATSKIVEPDDLYRLTTLGFRGEALPSIASVSQMTLLTRPRNSEESGSEIAFEDGQRAYHRPAGAPPGTIITVRNLFYNLPARQKWSRSGTSEAGHILNILNSYALAYPEIKFALASEGRTVLQTSGNGDLRDAISKVYGAELAQAMLPIQPEEEENPEEGKSHIVVTGFTADPSASKPNRNFMQFFINRRWVQSRLLTYAVQEAYTSLIMSGRFPACVVLIEIDPAEVDVNVHPAKTEVRFLYERRIFGAVQKAVRAALVAGSKTPAWSFTAPPAPPPRSGLFQTFDRLYAPSEEGQAATPDVEMQATLDLPHNAAGVDLMDEAAFSNSFEAIAAPESVPMIAPEHSVMTKPRLPLLRVIGQVSGTYVVAEGPDGMYLIDQHAAHERVMYERFQALVNGKRVESQLLLEALLLDFTPRQRLMLENEEHRHELEELGFQLEPFGDLTYRLLAVPAMLFGRDALKSLGEMLDEAEGMRDGGCNPSGSDLLHEPDTNLPRSWRDKLSASLACHAAVRAGQTLNTEEMRELITQLERCENPRACAHGRPTMIHLSQGQLEKGFGRK; translated from the coding sequence ATGCCTATAAGGGTATTACCCCCTGAAATCGCCCAGAAAATCGCGGCGGGCGAGGTAATCGAACGCCCCGCCTCGGTAATCAAAGAACTGGTGGAAAATTCCATAGATGCTGGCGCGAAAAATATCCGGGTCGAAATCAAGAACGGCGGGCTGGCATTGATGCGCGTTTCGGACGATGGTTGCGGCATTCCCTTTGAGCAAGTGCCAACTGCTTTTGAGCGTCACGCCACCAGCAAAATTGTAGAACCGGACGACCTTTATCGCCTAACCACGCTCGGTTTTCGGGGCGAGGCATTGCCTAGTATCGCTTCTGTCAGCCAAATGACCTTGCTCACCCGCCCTCGCAACTCAGAAGAGAGTGGTAGCGAAATCGCTTTTGAGGATGGGCAACGCGCCTACCATCGCCCGGCTGGTGCGCCCCCCGGCACGATTATCACAGTGCGCAACCTCTTCTATAATTTGCCTGCCCGTCAGAAATGGTCGCGTAGTGGCACCAGCGAAGCAGGGCATATCCTTAACATCCTGAACAGCTACGCGCTGGCTTACCCTGAGATAAAATTCGCATTGGCGAGCGAAGGACGCACCGTACTGCAAACCAGCGGCAACGGCGACTTGCGCGATGCTATCAGCAAGGTGTACGGCGCAGAACTGGCACAAGCGATGTTGCCGATTCAACCCGAAGAAGAGGAAAACCCTGAAGAGGGCAAAAGTCATATAGTGGTGACGGGCTTTACCGCCGACCCTTCTGCCAGTAAGCCCAACCGCAATTTCATGCAGTTTTTCATCAATCGCCGTTGGGTACAGAGTCGCTTGCTGACCTATGCGGTGCAAGAAGCCTACACCAGCCTGATAATGAGCGGACGTTTCCCCGCTTGTGTGGTGTTAATTGAGATTGATCCCGCCGAAGTGGATGTGAACGTACATCCTGCCAAAACGGAGGTGCGCTTTCTGTATGAGCGGCGCATCTTTGGGGCGGTGCAAAAAGCGGTACGCGCCGCGTTGGTGGCGGGTTCCAAAACCCCCGCTTGGTCTTTTACCGCCCCGCCCGCTCCGCCTCCTCGCTCCGGTTTGTTCCAGACCTTTGACCGCTTGTACGCGCCTTCCGAAGAAGGGCAAGCCGCTACCCCCGATGTCGAAATGCAAGCGACACTGGATTTACCCCACAACGCGGCGGGTGTGGATTTGATGGACGAGGCTGCTTTCTCAAATTCGTTCGAAGCCATCGCTGCCCCTGAATCCGTTCCGATGATTGCGCCGGAGCATTCGGTGATGACTAAACCGCGTCTGCCTCTGCTGCGGGTGATAGGGCAGGTTAGCGGCACTTACGTTGTGGCGGAAGGGCCTGATGGCATGTATCTGATTGATCAGCATGCCGCCCATGAGCGCGTGATGTACGAACGTTTTCAGGCGTTGGTCAACGGCAAGCGGGTCGAGTCGCAGTTATTACTCGAAGCCTTATTGCTGGATTTCACGCCACGCCAACGCCTAATGCTGGAGAATGAGGAACACCGCCACGAGTTGGAAGAACTCGGTTTTCAGCTTGAACCGTTTGGCGATTTGACCTACCGCTTGCTGGCAGTTCCGGCAATGCTGTTCGGGCGCGATGCCCTCAAGAGTCTGGGAGAAATGTTGGACGAAGCGGAAGGCATGCGCGATGGCGGTTGCAATCCTTCGGGTAGCGATTTGCTACATGAACCGGATACCAATCTGCCTCGCTCATGGCGCGATAAACTCTCCGCCAGCCTCGCCTGCCATGCGGCAGTACGCGCCGGACAAACCCTTAACACTGAAGAAATGCGCGAACTTATTACCCAACTCGAACGTTGCGAGAATCCCCGCGCTTGCGCACATGGTCGCCCCACTATGATTCATCTTAGTCAGGGGCAACTGGAAAAAGGTTTTGGCAGAAAATAA
- a CDS encoding class I SAM-dependent methyltransferase, giving the protein MSGTGNPLAHQLEVASHYDKVWLEEDGKIGESWESWNFFRMRPSAHYEGLDALGDLRSKRVLDLGCGVGYSALELAQRGAHVVALDLSAQGLTTTLQRANHYDVPMQAVRASVEVLPFADQSFDVVFAQNFLMHVSPEKVGYEAWRVLKPGGKAVFIEPLSHHPLIKLYRALFSSYKGTRPRWCTREDLTQLAAPFAHSNTRQFYLLSTLASMGFIQSREWLLKPVWTMLNGADSVLGKIPPVQKMGWVSLTLLEK; this is encoded by the coding sequence TTGAGCGGTACGGGAAACCCACTGGCACACCAACTGGAAGTCGCCAGCCATTATGATAAAGTCTGGCTGGAAGAGGACGGCAAAATCGGGGAAAGCTGGGAAAGCTGGAACTTTTTCCGTATGCGCCCCAGCGCCCATTACGAGGGCTTGGACGCATTGGGCGATTTGCGCAGTAAGCGCGTGCTTGACCTCGGCTGTGGGGTGGGCTATAGCGCCCTAGAATTGGCACAACGCGGAGCGCATGTGGTCGCACTCGACCTCTCGGCGCAAGGACTAACCACTACCCTGCAACGCGCCAACCACTATGACGTTCCAATGCAAGCGGTACGCGCCAGCGTGGAAGTGTTGCCCTTTGCCGACCAAAGCTTCGATGTAGTATTCGCGCAGAACTTCCTGATGCACGTCTCGCCGGAGAAGGTGGGATATGAAGCGTGGCGCGTTCTGAAACCGGGCGGCAAGGCAGTCTTCATCGAACCGCTCTCACATCACCCCCTCATAAAATTGTACCGTGCCCTCTTCTCTTCATATAAAGGAACGCGCCCACGCTGGTGTACCCGCGAGGATTTGACGCAACTAGCCGCGCCTTTCGCCCATTCCAACACCAGGCAATTTTACTTGCTCAGTACGTTGGCAAGCATGGGTTTTATTCAAAGCCGCGAATGGTTGCTCAAACCCGTTTGGACAATGCTCAACGGGGCAGATAGTGTACTTGGAAAGATACCGCCTGTGCAAAAAATGGGTTGGGTGTCACTAACATTGCTTGAAAAATAA
- a CDS encoding histidine phosphatase family protein, which translates to MNNQGKFNYSGLHTEPQDLSRDEIGTGGTIWLARHGEVYNPGAIFYGRMPRFGLSATGRKEAAITGKFLCGQPIAAAYSSPLLRARQTVAIMAKCYPHLKPRQSKLLLEVRTQYQGRLQSELGDYNFYEPIASPDDEDLNDVLARVLTFFKRTLKEYHGKHVLAVSHGDPVVVTHAHFVGLPIKLASIRQPNLYPQHASITRYDFPPEGYTEDISRVRVSYYHPPADFGES; encoded by the coding sequence ATGAATAATCAGGGCAAATTTAATTACTCCGGTTTGCATACCGAGCCGCAAGATTTGAGCAGGGACGAAATCGGGACGGGTGGCACAATCTGGCTGGCGCGTCATGGGGAAGTTTATAATCCCGGCGCAATCTTCTACGGGCGCATGCCACGCTTCGGGTTGAGCGCAACCGGACGCAAAGAAGCCGCCATCACCGGGAAGTTCCTATGCGGGCAACCTATCGCGGCAGCGTACTCCTCACCATTGCTGCGGGCGCGTCAGACTGTCGCGATTATGGCAAAATGTTACCCGCATCTGAAACCGCGCCAAAGCAAGCTATTGCTGGAAGTGCGCACCCAATATCAGGGTCGCTTGCAGAGCGAGTTGGGCGATTATAATTTTTACGAGCCAATTGCTTCGCCTGATGACGAGGATTTGAACGATGTGCTGGCACGGGTGCTAACCTTTTTCAAGCGCACCTTGAAAGAATATCACGGTAAGCATGTGCTGGCGGTTTCACATGGCGATCCGGTGGTGGTGACGCACGCTCATTTTGTGGGCTTGCCCATCAAGTTGGCAAGTATTCGCCAACCCAACCTGTATCCGCAGCACGCTTCCATCACTCGCTACGACTTCCCACCGGAGGGTTACACCGAGGACATCTCACGGGTGCGGGTTAGTTATTATCATCCCCCGGCGGATTTTGGGGAGTCTTGA
- a CDS encoding GyrI-like domain-containing protein: MPVLDFKKEMKELFNPSAKEASLVEVLPLQFLMIDGEGDPNTSEQFNDSVGALYSLSYTLKFALKKEPEPIEYSVAPLQGLWWMDDMSQFSMESKAGWKWTLMIMQPPQVTPAALERAIAEAFKKKGLETIRQVRLETYHEGLAAQIMHLGPYEAEPPTIQKLHQYIHAQGYQLRGKHHEIYLSDPKRTAAEKMKTIIRQPVGK, encoded by the coding sequence ATGCCCGTTCTCGATTTCAAGAAAGAAATGAAAGAGCTTTTCAACCCCTCCGCTAAAGAAGCCTCGCTGGTAGAAGTATTGCCGCTACAATTCCTGATGATTGACGGTGAGGGCGACCCCAATACTTCTGAGCAGTTCAACGATTCGGTGGGTGCGCTCTACTCGCTGTCCTACACCCTGAAATTCGCCCTGAAAAAAGAGCCTGAACCGATTGAATATAGCGTTGCGCCTTTGCAAGGGCTATGGTGGATGGATGATATGTCCCAATTCAGCATGGAGAGTAAAGCGGGTTGGAAGTGGACATTAATGATTATGCAACCGCCACAGGTTACGCCCGCTGCGTTGGAGAGAGCCATTGCCGAGGCGTTCAAGAAAAAGGGGCTGGAGACAATCCGGCAGGTGCGTTTGGAAACTTATCATGAAGGGCTGGCGGCGCAAATCATGCACCTTGGTCCTTACGAAGCAGAACCGCCCACCATCCAGAAATTGCACCAATATATCCACGCGCAGGGCTACCAATTGCGCGGCAAGCACCACGAAATTTACCTGAGCGACCCCAAACGCACTGCCGCCGAAAAGATGAAAACCATCATCCGGCAGCCTGTGGGTAAGTAA